Proteins encoded by one window of Flagellimonas lutaonensis:
- a CDS encoding inorganic phosphate transporter: protein MENIYLLMIIALAALAIADLVVGVSNDAVNFLNSAIGSKAISFRTIMIVASLGIAVGAVFSSGMMEVARKGIFNPGEFYFDEIMFIFMAVMITDILLLDFFNTIGMPTSTTVSIVFELLGAAVAMAFIKVIADGADYSDVVNYINTSKATAIILGILLSVVVAFSVGAFVQWVSRLLLSYEFQKMPKWVSAFFGGAALSAITYFILMKGIKGTAIASESFSWIGGMTIKDFLEEKVGMIVLVNLVLWSVVSYLIIGNSKTRIYKVIIAVGTFALALAFAGNDLVNFIGVPIAAWQSYEAWQASGVAATEFSMGVLAQKVPTPTLLLFVAGIIMVATLWLSKKARYVTDTEINLASEGNVKERFQPNYLSRSIVRFSQGLSTATWDLLPKGLQKRIESRFKKPNIILSEERSYELPAFDMVRAAVNMMVAGILISIATSHKLPLSTTYVTFMVGMGTSLADRAWGAESAVYRVAGVLNVIGGWFGTAIIAFLASGTILAIISFGKGAAIAVLLFASLLLLVRSYISYQKRTKKIKEEDRLNRAESSSLQGVIEESANNIANVIKRCNKIYTNSINGLAKQDLDQLKKNKKQGEKLSSEIDDLRNHLFYFIKNLDEASVGASKFYISVLGYLTDIAQSLEYIGKVSHNHVNNNHKKLKYNQIRELKEIDHKLTEIWNQTKHAFDERSFEKIGQVLSQKEELFDLVSDKVNKQIARTRTEESSPKNTTLYFSLLLETKDLIAATMNLLELYFQEYDGTIEPAKIENNNRTL from the coding sequence ATGGAAAATATTTATCTCTTGATGATCATTGCTTTGGCCGCACTGGCCATTGCAGATTTGGTGGTTGGTGTCAGTAACGACGCCGTAAACTTTCTCAACTCGGCCATAGGCTCAAAAGCCATTTCATTCAGAACCATTATGATCGTGGCCAGTTTGGGCATAGCCGTAGGGGCTGTTTTTTCTAGCGGAATGATGGAGGTTGCCCGAAAGGGGATTTTCAACCCTGGTGAGTTCTACTTTGACGAGATCATGTTCATCTTCATGGCTGTGATGATCACAGACATTCTGTTGCTCGATTTCTTCAATACCATTGGCATGCCCACCTCAACAACGGTATCAATTGTATTTGAGCTGTTGGGTGCCGCGGTGGCCATGGCCTTTATCAAGGTCATTGCAGATGGCGCTGATTATTCTGATGTGGTCAATTACATCAATACCTCTAAAGCAACTGCCATTATCTTAGGCATCTTGCTATCGGTGGTCGTGGCCTTTTCTGTGGGTGCCTTTGTGCAATGGGTTTCACGACTCTTACTTTCATATGAGTTTCAAAAAATGCCAAAGTGGGTCAGTGCCTTCTTTGGTGGTGCCGCACTTTCTGCCATCACCTATTTTATTTTAATGAAAGGCATCAAGGGTACTGCCATCGCATCTGAGAGTTTCTCTTGGATAGGGGGTATGACCATAAAAGACTTTCTAGAAGAGAAAGTGGGTATGATTGTATTGGTAAACTTGGTTCTTTGGTCTGTGGTTTCTTATTTGATAATTGGCAATAGCAAAACACGCATTTATAAAGTTATTATTGCTGTAGGCACCTTTGCCTTGGCACTTGCCTTTGCGGGCAACGACTTGGTGAACTTTATCGGTGTGCCCATCGCCGCTTGGCAGTCATACGAGGCTTGGCAGGCATCTGGTGTGGCAGCAACCGAGTTCAGCATGGGCGTATTGGCCCAAAAGGTTCCGACCCCGACCCTTTTGCTCTTTGTGGCCGGAATCATTATGGTGGCCACCTTATGGTTGTCGAAAAAAGCACGGTATGTAACCGATACCGAGATCAACCTTGCCAGTGAAGGCAATGTCAAAGAGCGGTTTCAGCCCAATTATCTTTCTCGAAGCATTGTGCGTTTTTCACAGGGCCTATCAACGGCTACTTGGGACCTTTTGCCAAAAGGCCTCCAAAAAAGAATAGAGTCACGCTTCAAAAAACCAAATATCATTTTAAGTGAAGAGCGCTCTTATGAACTTCCGGCTTTTGATATGGTACGGGCTGCGGTGAACATGATGGTAGCCGGTATCTTGATCTCTATTGCAACCTCTCATAAACTGCCACTTTCGACCACCTATGTAACCTTTATGGTGGGTATGGGTACCTCATTGGCAGATAGGGCTTGGGGTGCCGAAAGTGCTGTTTATCGAGTTGCAGGTGTTTTAAACGTGATAGGAGGATGGTTCGGTACGGCCATAATCGCATTTTTGGCATCGGGTACCATTTTGGCGATTATAAGTTTTGGCAAAGGTGCCGCGATAGCAGTTTTGCTGTTCGCTTCCCTTCTTTTGTTGGTTAGAAGTTATATATCTTATCAGAAAAGAACCAAAAAAATCAAAGAAGAAGATCGCTTGAACAGGGCCGAGAGCAGTTCGCTGCAAGGTGTTATTGAAGAAAGTGCCAACAACATTGCCAACGTCATCAAAAGGTGCAATAAAATATACACCAATTCTATTAATGGGCTGGCAAAACAAGATCTTGACCAATTGAAGAAGAATAAAAAACAAGGCGAAAAGCTTTCCTCAGAAATTGATGACCTTAGAAACCATCTGTTCTATTTCATCAAGAATTTGGATGAGGCCAGCGTGGGGGCCAGTAAGTTCTATATCAGTGTACTCGGATATTTGACCGACATTGCCCAATCTTTGGAATATATCGGCAAGGTGAGCCATAATCACGTAAACAACAATCACAAAAAGTTAAAGTACAACCAGATCCGTGAATTAAAGGAAATTGACCATAAACTTACAGAAATATGGAATCAGACGAAACATGCCTTTGATGAACGTTCATTTGAGAAGATCGGCCAAGTTCTCAGCCAAAAAGAAGAACTTTTTGACTTGGTTTCAGATAAAGTAAACAAACAGATTGCCAGAACAAGAACTGAAGAATCAAGCCCAAAGAACACTACATTGTATTTTTCATTGTTGTTGGAAACCAAAGATCTGATAGCAGCTACCATGAACCTTTTGGAGCTTTATTTTCAAGAATATGACGGAACCATAGAACCGGCAAAAATTGAAAATAATAATCGTACTTTGTAG
- a CDS encoding porin, with protein sequence MKLNYLGILLLLAIGLSSRAQETNAPKFGKGILNLVGQDSTWSMKFAARMQFLSSVGWEEDDDNNLSNAETNFLIRRARLKFDGFAYSPKLRYKIELGLSNRDISGVSQFTSNAPRYILDAVVMWNFHGNWELWAGQTKLPGNIERVISSGNLQQVDRSLVNSRYNIDRDVGFQLRHHFWLTDNFLVREKFAFSQGEGRNITSGNLGGHQYTARLELLPFGKFKKKGDYSGSDLEREETPKLMLAATYDLNQDAVKTRSNLGSYMENDIGFYETDQRTWFVDAMFKYKGFSLMGEFAHRTAEDPIAKNSDGTETGDVVVVGDGLNLQTGYVFPSNWEVSGRYTGIWYDSVTGRNDETQYTLGLSKYIVGHKLKVQTDVSYLSIDGVSDSLLYRLQLDVHF encoded by the coding sequence ATGAAACTGAACTACTTGGGCATTTTATTGCTATTGGCAATAGGTCTTTCTTCTCGCGCACAGGAAACCAACGCCCCAAAATTTGGAAAGGGAATACTCAACCTTGTAGGCCAAGACAGTACTTGGAGCATGAAATTCGCCGCCCGCATGCAATTTCTATCAAGCGTTGGCTGGGAAGAAGATGACGATAACAACCTTTCAAATGCTGAAACCAACTTCCTTATTAGAAGGGCCCGATTAAAATTCGATGGTTTTGCCTACTCTCCAAAATTGAGGTACAAGATTGAGCTTGGGCTATCAAACCGCGACATATCAGGGGTTTCACAGTTCACCAGCAACGCGCCCCGCTATATTTTGGACGCCGTTGTCATGTGGAATTTCCATGGTAATTGGGAGCTATGGGCCGGTCAAACCAAATTACCGGGCAACATCGAAAGGGTTATTTCTTCGGGAAACCTGCAACAGGTAGATCGCTCGTTGGTTAACAGTAGGTACAACATAGACCGTGATGTCGGTTTTCAATTGAGGCACCATTTTTGGCTCACCGATAATTTTTTGGTTAGGGAAAAATTTGCCTTTTCTCAAGGTGAAGGCAGGAATATAACCTCTGGCAACCTCGGTGGCCACCAATATACAGCAAGGCTAGAGCTATTGCCCTTTGGCAAGTTCAAGAAAAAAGGTGATTACAGTGGTAGTGACCTCGAGCGCGAAGAAACCCCCAAATTAATGCTTGCAGCAACCTACGACCTTAATCAAGATGCTGTCAAGACCAGAAGCAACCTTGGCTCTTATATGGAAAATGACATAGGCTTTTACGAGACCGACCAGCGCACTTGGTTTGTAGACGCCATGTTCAAGTACAAAGGTTTTTCTTTGATGGGCGAGTTTGCGCACAGAACGGCCGAAGATCCCATTGCCAAGAACTCTGACGGCACCGAAACCGGCGATGTAGTCGTGGTAGGCGATGGTCTTAACCTACAGACCGGATATGTTTTTCCATCGAACTGGGAAGTTTCTGGAAGATACACCGGCATTTGGTACGATAGCGTTACGGGAAGAAACGATGAGACACAATATACATTGGGGCTTTCAAAATACATTGTGGGCCATAAGCTCAAGGTACAGACCGATGTAAGCTATTTGTCCATTGACGGGGTATCTGACTCATTGTTGTATAGATTGCAGCTCGATGTACATTTCTAG